Part of the Desulfuromonas sp. genome is shown below.
GGCGGCAGACCCATCAGCGAGAAGAGGAAAACACACATCGCAACACCGAGAAACGGCCTCTTGTAACCGAATCCGGCAAAACCTTCCAAAGTCAGGTTCTCCTCTCCCTTCTTGCCAGCCAGAACCAGAACACCAAAGGCACCGATATTCATGAAGGTGTAGGCGAGCATGTAGAAGAGAACACCGGAGATGCCGACGAAGTTGGCAGCAACCAGACCAACCAGGGCATAACCGGCATGTGATATTGAGGAGTAGGCGAGCATCCGCTTGATGTTGGTCTGTGAGATCGCAATGAAGTTACCGACCGTCATCGTCAGGACCGCCAGGATCCAGAGCATGATTGTCCACTCGTCGCGCATTTCACCGAGAGCGAAAAACAGGATACGAATATAGGCGGCAATCGCAGCAGCTTTCGGGCCGGCGCTCATGAACGCTGTCACCGGAGTCGGCGCGCCCTGATAAACGTCGGGTGCCCACATATGGAATGGCACGACAGCTATCTTGAAGAAGAACCCTGTACTGAGCAAAATCATACCGGCAATAGTCATCGGATTGCCAACCTCGGCCGGATGGCTCGCCAGGAACTGACCGATAGCGTCGAGATTGAAGTCCCCGGTCACGCCATATAGAAGAGCCATTCCGTAAAGTAAAAAACCGGTCGAAAAAGCGCCGAGCAGGAAGTACTTAAGACCTGCTTCGTTTGAACGGACATCGCCCCGGAACAGGCCGGCCAGCACATAAAGCGAAATAGACAAAACCTCGAGGCCGAGGAAGATGGTCATCAGGTTGGTCCCTGAAACCATCCACATCGCACCGGCGGTCGAAAACAGGATCAGCGCGTAATACTCACTGATCGGGTATCCTTCCCGCTTCAGGTAATCGTCAGAAATCAGGATTGTCAGTATTGCGGCAACAATAAAAACAATATTGAAAAAGACGGCAAAACTGTCCTGCAGTACATGACCGGCGAACCCACCGTGACTGACAGGGTCAATCCAGTCAGTATAGGTGTAGATAGCCGTTACAATCAGCCCGATTATGCTGATCCATGCAACATGACTTGTCCGGCCGCGAGCCGAGAAGACGCCGATCAGCAGTAATGCCATAGCAAAGCAGATCAGAATCAGCGACGGCATGATTGCCGAAAAATTCACATTTTCAATGGCGGTTTGCACCAGATTTTCCATGAACATCTTCCTCCGGAAACAGTGTTGATGCTTTTAATTATTTAATATCGAGGTGGCCAGATGCATCGACATCCTGCACCATGGCGACCTGCTGATTCCCCTTGACCTGCTGCAACAGGTTTTCCAGGGAAGGATTCATTTTGCTGAAAAAGGTATTCGGATAGATTCCGATCCAGAAGACAAAGATCAACAGCGGTACCATCAGAACGATTTCACGCAGCGACAGATCCTTCAGCTCTTCATTCTTCGGATTGGTGATTTTACCGAACATGACCCGCTGGTACATCCAGAGCATATAAACAGCGGCCAGAATCACACCGGTCGTTGCAAAAACGGCATACCAGCGGAGTTCACTTTCAAATGCTCCCATCAGGGCGAGGAACTCGCCGACAAAACCGTTCGTTCCCGGCAGGCCGATTGACGAGAAGGTAATGATCAGAAAGATCGTCGCGAAAATCGGCATTTTCTTGGCAAGGCCGCCGAACTCGGAGATTTCCCGGGTGTGGCGCCGTTCGTATATGAATCCGACGATAAGGAAGAGCGCGCCGGTCGAGATCCCGTGGTTGATCATCTGGATCAGACCGCCGGCCATACCCTGAATGTTCAGGGCAAAAACACCGAGCATAACAAAACCGAGATGGGCCACTGAAGAGTAGGCGACCAGCTTCTTGACATCGCTTTGCACCATAGCGACCAGTGAACCGTAGATAATACCGATGACGCAGAGCGTCGCCAGGACCGGCATGCACTGCTGCAGCGCATCCGGGAAGAGCGGGATTGCAAAACGGACAAAACCGTAGGTTCCCATCTTCAGCAGAATCGCTGCCAGGATAACCGAGCCGGCCGTCGGAGCTTCAGTATGGGCGTCGGGCAACCAGGTATGCAGCGGGAACATCGGCACCTTGATGGCAAAGCTGAAGGCGAATGCCATAAAGAGCAGGAGCTGGTAACTCGCCGGAATGTCGGCCAGATAGAACTGGGCAATGCTGAAGCCCTTCATTTCGATACCGGACTGGATCGCGAAATAGTAGACAAAGATGATCGCTACCAGCATCAACAGCGAGCCGACCGCCGTGTAGATAAAAAACTTGACGGCGGCGTAGATCCGGTTTTTGCCCCCCCAGATACCGATCAGGAAGTACATCGGAATCAGCATCAGCTCCCAGAAGACGTAGAAAAGGAACAGATCAAGGGAAATAAAGGCTCCGAGCATCGCTGTTTCAAGCAGCAGCAACAGAGACATAAAGCCCTTGACGCTC
Proteins encoded:
- a CDS encoding NADH-quinone oxidoreductase subunit N; amino-acid sequence: MENLVQTAIENVNFSAIMPSLILICFAMALLLIGVFSARGRTSHVAWISIIGLIVTAIYTYTDWIDPVSHGGFAGHVLQDSFAVFFNIVFIVAAILTILISDDYLKREGYPISEYYALILFSTAGAMWMVSGTNLMTIFLGLEVLSISLYVLAGLFRGDVRSNEAGLKYFLLGAFSTGFLLYGMALLYGVTGDFNLDAIGQFLASHPAEVGNPMTIAGMILLSTGFFFKIAVVPFHMWAPDVYQGAPTPVTAFMSAGPKAAAIAAYIRILFFALGEMRDEWTIMLWILAVLTMTVGNFIAISQTNIKRMLAYSSISHAGYALVGLVAANFVGISGVLFYMLAYTFMNIGAFGVLVLAGKKGEENLTLEGFAGFGYKRPFLGVAMCVFLFSLMGLPPTAGFAGKFYVFAGAVKAGYIWLAVIGVLNSAVSLYYYLRVMVYMYFREPLEDYSWVKLHAGAVISIVIALLGVLYLGVLPDGVMEMAKAAFMQ
- a CDS encoding NADH-quinone oxidoreductase subunit M gives rise to the protein MSEHLLSLMTFLPLLGMVILLFIPRDNEPLLKSFTLVVTLVTFFVSLPLAFNDVFTMSSDMQYTEFIPWINVEGYFQMNYNVGIDGISLWLVMLTTFIMPIAVLSTWNAVGKSVKGFMSLLLLLETAMLGAFISLDLFLFYVFWELMLIPMYFLIGIWGGKNRIYAAVKFFIYTAVGSLLMLVAIIFVYYFAIQSGIEMKGFSIAQFYLADIPASYQLLLFMAFAFSFAIKVPMFPLHTWLPDAHTEAPTAGSVILAAILLKMGTYGFVRFAIPLFPDALQQCMPVLATLCVIGIIYGSLVAMVQSDVKKLVAYSSVAHLGFVMLGVFALNIQGMAGGLIQMINHGISTGALFLIVGFIYERRHTREISEFGGLAKKMPIFATIFLIITFSSIGLPGTNGFVGEFLALMGAFESELRWYAVFATTGVILAAVYMLWMYQRVMFGKITNPKNEELKDLSLREIVLMVPLLIFVFWIGIYPNTFFSKMNPSLENLLQQVKGNQQVAMVQDVDASGHLDIK